The proteins below are encoded in one region of Corynebacterium felinum:
- a CDS encoding bile acid:sodium symporter family protein, producing the protein MENHTDTHAPEARSAKIVVLAFPLFIICGSLIAFAQPAPFLPLTSYITYFLMVIMFGMGLTLTIPDFKQVARRPLPILIGVVAQFVIMPLLAVAVAKLLGLNPALAIGLLMLGSVPGGTSSNVIAYLCRGDVALSVAMTSVSTLVSPIMTPMLMLILADAHTEVNAWAMAWSLCQTVLIPVVGGLVIRFVADGFVNKILPILPWVSILGIGGVVFGAVAKNAERLATIGLIVFAAVIIHNVCGFIFGYLTGYATKMGTAQKRTLATEVGTQSAGLSSGMSAQFFSPEAALPGAVAAVIHNITGSVYVALCRRMDEKKTVREQAVPVPAFVAD; encoded by the coding sequence ATGGAAAATCACACCGATACCCACGCACCCGAAGCACGTTCAGCAAAAATCGTGGTGCTGGCATTCCCGCTGTTTATCATCTGTGGCTCACTGATCGCCTTTGCCCAACCAGCACCCTTCCTGCCACTGACAAGCTACATCACCTACTTCCTGATGGTGATCATGTTTGGCATGGGGCTGACACTGACCATCCCCGACTTCAAACAGGTAGCCCGTCGGCCACTTCCAATCCTTATCGGCGTCGTAGCCCAGTTCGTCATCATGCCCCTGTTAGCCGTGGCTGTGGCCAAACTACTAGGACTCAACCCCGCACTAGCAATAGGCCTACTCATGCTCGGCAGCGTCCCCGGCGGAACCTCCTCGAACGTGATCGCCTACCTGTGCCGTGGCGACGTCGCCCTTTCTGTGGCAATGACCTCAGTATCTACCCTTGTGTCACCGATCATGACCCCCATGCTGATGCTGATCTTGGCCGATGCCCACACGGAAGTGAATGCGTGGGCAATGGCGTGGAGCCTATGCCAAACCGTACTCATCCCCGTGGTGGGTGGGCTGGTTATTCGCTTTGTTGCTGACGGTTTTGTGAACAAGATTTTGCCCATCCTGCCCTGGGTGTCGATCCTTGGCATTGGTGGTGTGGTGTTCGGTGCGGTAGCCAAGAATGCCGAACGCCTCGCAACTATTGGCCTGATTGTGTTCGCCGCGGTGATTATTCACAACGTGTGTGGTTTCATCTTCGGCTACCTCACCGGTTATGCCACCAAGATGGGCACTGCCCAGAAACGCACCTTGGCAACCGAGGTGGGTACGCAGTCAGCGGGGCTTTCTTCTGGTATGTCCGCACAATTCTTCAGCCCCGAGGCTGCATTGCCGGGCGCGGTGGCGGCTGTGATTCACAACATCACCGGCAGTGTGTATGTGGCGCTGTGCCGCCGCATGGATGAGAAGAAAACTGTGCGTGAGCAGGCTGTGCCTGTTCCGGCGTTTGTGGCCGACTAG
- a CDS encoding MsnO8 family LLM class oxidoreductase encodes MPTPLRARVSPVDISLLDLGTIFEGETPADALKRSVKLAQYAEARGFRRIWYAEHHNSATIAATSPPVLIAHVAAHTHRIRLGAGGVMLPHHSVQGVTDQFAMLNHLHPGRIELGVGRAPGGDVPHWDASSYDEDVKQLAQLVPVPVYVLGSSLHSAELAGGLGLPYAFASHFAPTLLHEALQRYRDVFRASQRLDKPHAIASINIAENTDFHLPWMKSMNIQPTPITRAAVSSQVFHYTAYEHAGIEAFLSHSGADEILCCPRATNAEQLIRVLDLCAQHG; translated from the coding sequence ATGCCCACACCTTTGCGCGCCCGCGTGTCGCCGGTCGACATTTCCCTGCTGGATCTGGGAACAATTTTTGAAGGCGAAACACCTGCCGATGCTTTAAAGCGCAGCGTTAAGCTCGCACAGTATGCTGAAGCACGTGGGTTTCGGCGCATCTGGTACGCCGAGCACCATAACAGCGCAACCATTGCTGCTACCAGCCCACCTGTGCTGATCGCCCACGTTGCAGCACATACCCACCGCATTAGATTAGGGGCCGGTGGAGTCATGCTGCCCCACCACAGTGTGCAAGGTGTGACTGACCAATTTGCTATGCTCAACCACCTCCACCCCGGCCGGATTGAACTGGGAGTCGGTCGTGCCCCTGGTGGCGATGTCCCCCACTGGGATGCCTCCAGCTACGACGAGGATGTGAAACAGCTGGCACAACTGGTGCCCGTCCCCGTCTATGTTCTTGGATCTAGCCTGCACAGCGCCGAACTCGCCGGAGGCCTAGGTTTGCCCTATGCCTTCGCTTCCCATTTTGCACCCACGCTGCTCCACGAAGCGCTGCAACGATACCGCGACGTATTTCGGGCGTCGCAACGCTTAGACAAACCCCACGCCATTGCCAGCATCAACATTGCCGAAAACACCGACTTTCACCTGCCGTGGATGAAATCCATGAATATACAGCCCACACCGATCACCCGCGCAGCTGTCTCAAGCCAGGTTTTTCACTACACCGCCTATGAGCACGCCGGCATTGAGGCTTTTCTCAGCCACAGTGGGGCGGACGAAATTTTATGCTGCCCGCGCGCAACAAATGCTGAACAACTGATAAGAGTCTTGGATCTGTGCGCCCAACACGGCTAA
- a CDS encoding ABC transporter substrate-binding protein: protein MRPTVRHLIPALIATLLLCGCSAGITASQHNTSIPDSITIGTTTAPASLDFTTTAGAAIPQALMGNIYEGLVAIAEDGTITPQLARSWDISDDQRTYTFHLRENVTFSNGDAFNAHTADFSINRVKGDAWTNGLKKHMSIVEHTRVIDDYTLEVRLSHPSNTWLWSMGTLVGAMMSPGGIDTLATRPIGTGPYILDHWAVGTSLSLIARDDYWGTPARNNRVVFRYFLDPIALTNAVRSGTIDTAVGVQAPELIDALLADPHLNVEVGSTNGEVLLSMNHRRAPFNDLNVRKAVFYGIDRQALIDTTWEGYGIDTGATPVAPTDPWYTGSSNYPYDPDKARALLAQAQAVGTDIAITVPTLPYAQAASELLYSQLTDIGFDVTLESAEFPAVWLSQVFKGHNYDMSLIAHVEPRDIGTIFGNPDYYLGVDSPRVQALLDDADRSAPEDYALMMGRAVEAIMDEAAAVTLYNLPWIVVSNKRVVGVPTNTVSDGLRVANIHLQ, encoded by the coding sequence ATGCGCCCCACCGTCCGTCACCTCATCCCAGCCCTCATAGCAACCCTGCTGCTTTGTGGCTGCAGCGCAGGGATCACCGCATCCCAACACAACACCAGCATCCCCGACTCCATCACGATCGGAACCACCACCGCACCGGCCAGCCTCGACTTCACCACCACCGCCGGCGCAGCAATCCCCCAAGCATTGATGGGCAACATCTACGAAGGTCTCGTCGCCATCGCCGAGGACGGCACCATCACCCCACAGCTTGCCCGCAGCTGGGACATCAGCGACGATCAGCGCACCTACACCTTCCACCTGCGCGAGAACGTCACCTTCTCCAACGGTGACGCATTCAACGCGCACACCGCTGATTTCTCCATCAACCGCGTCAAAGGGGATGCGTGGACGAACGGGCTGAAAAAGCACATGAGCATCGTCGAGCACACCCGTGTCATTGACGACTACACCTTAGAAGTTCGCCTCTCCCACCCCTCCAACACGTGGCTGTGGTCAATGGGCACGCTGGTTGGCGCCATGATGAGCCCTGGCGGGATCGACACTCTTGCCACTCGCCCGATTGGGACTGGGCCGTACATTCTCGACCACTGGGCAGTCGGCACTTCCTTGTCCCTGATTGCCCGCGACGACTACTGGGGCACACCCGCGCGCAACAACCGCGTCGTGTTCCGCTATTTCCTCGACCCCATCGCGCTGACCAACGCTGTGCGCTCTGGCACCATTGACACCGCTGTGGGCGTGCAAGCACCCGAACTGATCGACGCCCTGCTCGCCGACCCACACCTGAATGTTGAAGTTGGCAGCACCAACGGCGAAGTATTGCTATCTATGAACCATAGGCGCGCGCCTTTTAATGACCTTAACGTGCGCAAAGCAGTCTTCTACGGCATTGACCGACAAGCCCTGATCGACACAACGTGGGAAGGCTACGGCATTGATACCGGCGCAACCCCCGTCGCCCCCACCGATCCGTGGTACACCGGCTCATCGAACTACCCTTATGATCCGGACAAGGCCAGGGCACTGCTTGCTCAAGCTCAGGCGGTGGGAACTGACATCGCCATTACTGTCCCGACCTTGCCTTATGCCCAAGCAGCAAGCGAATTATTGTACTCGCAGCTGACTGATATTGGTTTTGATGTCACCTTAGAATCCGCCGAATTTCCCGCTGTGTGGCTCAGTCAGGTGTTCAAAGGTCACAACTATGACATGTCGCTGATTGCTCACGTCGAACCCCGCGATATCGGCACCATCTTCGGCAATCCGGACTACTATCTCGGTGTCGATAGCCCACGTGTCCAGGCTTTGCTTGACGACGCCGACCGCAGCGCACCCGAAGACTACGCCCTGATGATGGGGCGTGCGGTTGAAGCAATCATGGACGAAGCCGCCGCGGTCACTCTTTATAATCTGCCCTGGATTGTGGTCAGCAATAAACGCGTCGTCGGTGTTCCCACCAATACTGTCTCCGATGGTCTTCGCGTTGCCAACATTCACCTTCAGTGA
- a CDS encoding ABC transporter permease: MKKPTLPYSIVVGALLVGTVILIAALSLIWTPYDPLHAVPNQRLEPPTLAHWMGTDRLGRDVFSQIMVGARITLLVGLVAVSVGVLIGVPLGILAAMRQGWTEALIMRGSDLLLAFPGLLLAIVATAIFGATTTTTMIAIGIASVPGFARVARAQTLSVLTRDYVAAARTAKRTQWYIARRHILPTIIGVVIVQASTAFALAVLAEAGLSFLGLGTPPPDPSWGRMLHNAQSSLASAPLLALWPGMAIALTVLGFNLLGDGVRDLGDPKYRTTKTKAA, encoded by the coding sequence ATGAAAAAACCCACACTTCCCTACTCCATCGTGGTTGGCGCGCTACTAGTAGGAACGGTCATTCTCATCGCCGCACTCTCCCTCATCTGGACCCCCTACGACCCCCTCCACGCAGTACCCAACCAACGCCTCGAACCACCAACCCTTGCTCATTGGATGGGCACAGACAGACTCGGCCGCGATGTCTTCAGCCAAATCATGGTCGGTGCACGCATCACACTTCTCGTCGGCCTCGTCGCAGTATCCGTAGGAGTACTCATCGGCGTACCACTTGGCATCCTCGCCGCAATGCGCCAAGGATGGACCGAAGCACTAATCATGCGCGGCAGCGATCTCCTCCTCGCCTTCCCAGGACTCTTACTAGCCATCGTCGCCACCGCCATTTTCGGCGCAACCACCACAACCACAATGATCGCAATCGGCATTGCAAGCGTCCCCGGTTTCGCCCGCGTCGCCCGCGCCCAAACACTATCAGTGCTCACACGCGACTATGTAGCAGCAGCACGCACCGCCAAACGCACACAATGGTATATCGCACGGCGACACATCCTCCCCACCATCATTGGTGTAGTAATCGTCCAAGCATCCACCGCCTTCGCCCTAGCAGTACTCGCCGAAGCAGGCCTAAGCTTCCTTGGACTAGGCACACCACCACCCGACCCCAGCTGGGGACGCATGCTCCACAACGCACAATCATCACTAGCCTCCGCCCCACTATTAGCGCTATGGCCAGGCATGGCGATCGCACTGACAGTTTTAGGCTTCAACCTCCTCGGTGACGGTGTCCGCGACCTCGGCGACCCAAAGTACCGCACGACGAAAACTAAGGCAGCATAA
- a CDS encoding ABC transporter permease, whose amino-acid sequence MPTNPQHPTPPTLAEHSHPPANPTVTGNGLAPAYRTWRAGSPQSGHTRTVLFLGAALLRYLLTLLVASVVIFIALRIIPGNPAEVVLGVTATKESVAELSASMGLDQPLWSQYFSWITSLATGDFGHSLISGTDISPLVFDRLLVSLLLVAAGMTVALGIALPFGVWAAARAKYLDGLAITALSQMGIAVPSFVAALILVASFSVHLGWFPANGWSVPNQDFPGFLSRLVLPAVSLGLVQAAIMTRYVRGAVLDIMTEEFMRTARAKGLSPRQALFRHGIRNAALPVVTVTGVQLTSLLIGAVVIEKVFVIPGLGSLLLTAVTTRDLPTVQTIVMLLVVCAVIINALVDLTYIIVDPRTRRRK is encoded by the coding sequence ATGCCCACCAACCCTCAACACCCCACCCCACCGACACTGGCGGAACATTCTCATCCACCAGCAAACCCAACCGTGACCGGTAACGGCTTGGCCCCTGCTTATAGAACATGGCGGGCGGGATCACCCCAGTCGGGTCATACTCGCACCGTACTGTTTTTGGGGGCTGCACTGCTGCGCTACTTGCTGACCTTACTTGTGGCCAGCGTTGTCATCTTCATCGCCTTGCGCATCATCCCCGGTAATCCCGCCGAGGTAGTTCTCGGTGTAACCGCCACCAAAGAATCCGTGGCGGAACTCTCCGCATCCATGGGACTCGACCAACCCCTATGGTCACAATATTTCTCGTGGATCACCAGCCTTGCCACCGGCGATTTCGGGCACTCACTTATCTCCGGCACCGACATCTCCCCCCTAGTATTCGACCGGCTGCTCGTTAGTCTCCTCCTTGTCGCCGCTGGAATGACAGTAGCCCTTGGCATCGCCCTCCCCTTCGGCGTGTGGGCAGCCGCCCGCGCCAAATACCTCGACGGATTGGCTATCACCGCGCTGAGCCAAATGGGAATTGCAGTACCCTCCTTCGTGGCCGCATTGATACTGGTCGCTTCCTTCTCAGTACATTTAGGGTGGTTTCCGGCAAACGGATGGTCAGTACCAAACCAAGATTTCCCCGGTTTCCTCAGCCGCCTAGTTCTACCAGCTGTTTCCCTAGGCCTCGTCCAAGCAGCGATCATGACCCGCTATGTGCGCGGTGCCGTGTTAGACATCATGACGGAAGAATTCATGCGCACCGCGCGCGCAAAAGGCTTAAGCCCCCGCCAAGCGCTGTTTCGCCACGGAATCCGCAATGCCGCACTCCCAGTGGTAACCGTCACCGGCGTGCAGCTGACCTCACTACTCATCGGCGCTGTGGTCATCGAAAAAGTATTTGTAATCCCCGGACTTGGCTCACTACTGCTGACTGCAGTAACAACCCGCGACCTTCCCACTGTCCAAACAATTGTCATGCTCCTCGTTGTCTGCGCTGTGATCATCAACGCACTCGTTGACCTCACCTACATCATCGTGGATCCCCGCACCCGAAGGAGGAAGTAA
- a CDS encoding alpha/beta hydrolase: MKLKKFKAVLACSIVASVGVFGAAPAYAGSSEDELVLSGSTQSLFQNLVTSLANSPSSSGARVDRVLGFFNALGSSGDRRLPGPLTSSDSDYPKATDVSITSVELVKRESDPYIDHPRVERWFVASAAMQRVIPVSVLLPADADSPAPHVYLLDGISATDRSGWLRHAKIHEKFADEQAMFVMPLEANGSLYADWNHHDPALGLMKWETFLSKELPQVMEANSNFNGKRAIGGLSMGGGSAVRTAAKHPDVFHATFGLSGCYSTVDPIGLTITNIMVRSRGGNPANMWDEQQMRENDLTLNPEGLKDMPIYLFTADGMISERDKELTKNSAFYVLPAGSVLEQGTHFCTQKLEQAMIDHGMTHQKVVYQVGGVHDWDLFNTQIVPAWEYVKPFVTS; encoded by the coding sequence ATGAAGTTGAAGAAATTTAAAGCAGTCCTTGCCTGCTCTATTGTTGCCTCCGTGGGTGTTTTCGGTGCAGCCCCAGCTTATGCGGGCTCTAGTGAGGATGAGTTGGTGCTAAGTGGTTCAACTCAATCACTGTTCCAGAATTTGGTCACAAGTTTGGCTAATAGCCCGAGTTCTTCGGGTGCTCGCGTGGATCGTGTGCTGGGTTTCTTTAATGCGCTGGGTTCGTCGGGGGATCGGCGTTTGCCAGGACCGCTGACTTCTTCTGATTCGGACTACCCCAAAGCGACTGATGTGTCAATTACTTCGGTGGAGTTGGTTAAACGGGAATCTGATCCTTATATTGATCATCCCCGTGTGGAGCGCTGGTTTGTGGCCTCTGCTGCGATGCAACGTGTGATTCCAGTGTCGGTGCTTTTGCCTGCCGACGCCGACTCGCCCGCCCCGCACGTCTATCTGTTGGACGGTATTTCGGCGACGGATCGTTCGGGCTGGTTGCGCCATGCGAAGATTCACGAGAAGTTTGCTGATGAGCAGGCAATGTTTGTCATGCCGCTAGAGGCCAATGGTTCGCTGTATGCGGATTGGAATCACCACGATCCGGCCTTGGGCTTGATGAAGTGGGAGACGTTTTTGAGCAAGGAGCTTCCACAGGTGATGGAGGCGAATTCGAATTTCAATGGCAAGCGCGCCATTGGTGGCTTGTCGATGGGTGGCGGTTCGGCGGTGCGTACTGCGGCGAAGCACCCTGATGTTTTCCACGCTACCTTTGGTTTGTCGGGTTGTTATTCCACTGTGGATCCGATTGGTTTGACCATTACGAACATTATGGTGCGTTCGCGTGGTGGTAATCCGGCGAATATGTGGGATGAGCAGCAGATGCGGGAGAATGATCTCACGTTGAATCCTGAGGGTTTGAAAGATATGCCGATTTATCTGTTTACTGCTGACGGCATGATCAGTGAGCGTGATAAGGAACTGACGAAGAACAGCGCTTTCTATGTTCTGCCTGCTGGTTCCGTGTTGGAGCAGGGTACTCATTTCTGTACTCAGAAGCTGGAGCAGGCGATGATTGATCATGGGATGACTCATCAGAAGGTGGTGTATCAGGTCGGCGGTGTGCATGACTGGGATTTGTTTAATACCCAGATTGTTCCCGCGTGGGAGTATGTCAAGCCTTTCGTGACCAGCTAA
- a CDS encoding ATP-binding cassette domain-containing protein, translated as MLTLSNVSIHDVVTSLNLCIAPGQRLGLIGESGSGKTLTALSIMRLIDSDGEITFHDQKLHELSERQLCSIRGKKIAMIFQEPMTALNPLMTIGAQLSEAIRIHEPVSRRVAQQRAMELLARVELADPAFMRRYPHELSGGQRQRVLIAMAVAHKPDVLICDEPTTALDVTSQRAIIDLILKVVAENNTALLFITHDLGLVARTCDDVVVLKKGVVVERGPVAQVLHAPKHEYTRMLVEASKLPQARARSEFGPELIRLENVSKRFHRSFEAVKDVSISVSRGQRVGIVGGSGSGKTTVLKMIAGLEKPTSGTVQCAADLQMVFQDPYGSLNPRMRVGDIIAETLPSYDPVRVNEVLTQVGLEPAMAQRFPHEFSGGQRQRISLARAIAPRPAILLADEPVSALDVSVRKKVLALLDELVSEYDLTLVFVSHDMDVVRSVCTDVVVMCDGVVVEQGVVEEVLDSPAHPYTRSLIDAVVHL; from the coding sequence ATGCTCACGCTATCCAACGTCTCCATCCACGACGTCGTCACTAGCCTCAACCTCTGCATCGCGCCGGGGCAACGGCTTGGGCTCATCGGCGAGTCTGGGTCTGGGAAAACGTTAACCGCGCTGTCGATCATGCGACTGATCGACTCCGATGGTGAGATCACCTTCCACGATCAGAAGCTTCATGAGCTCAGCGAACGCCAACTGTGCAGTATTCGGGGTAAGAAGATCGCCATGATCTTCCAAGAACCCATGACGGCGCTGAATCCGCTGATGACCATCGGTGCGCAGCTTTCAGAAGCCATCCGGATTCACGAGCCGGTGTCGCGGCGCGTAGCTCAGCAGCGAGCTATGGAATTGCTGGCACGTGTGGAACTTGCCGATCCTGCTTTTATGCGCCGCTACCCACACGAGTTGTCTGGTGGTCAGCGGCAACGCGTGCTCATTGCCATGGCGGTGGCACATAAACCTGACGTGTTGATCTGCGACGAGCCGACGACGGCCTTGGATGTCACTAGTCAACGCGCGATCATCGACTTGATTTTGAAGGTGGTGGCTGAGAATAACACCGCGCTGTTGTTTATCACTCACGATCTCGGTTTGGTGGCTCGTACTTGTGACGATGTGGTGGTTTTGAAAAAGGGCGTGGTGGTTGAGCGTGGCCCTGTGGCACAGGTGCTTCACGCTCCGAAGCATGAATACACCAGAATGTTGGTAGAAGCCTCGAAGTTGCCTCAAGCGCGTGCTCGGTCGGAGTTTGGCCCGGAGCTAATCCGATTGGAGAATGTGTCCAAGCGCTTCCACCGTTCCTTTGAGGCTGTCAAGGATGTGAGTATCTCGGTTTCTCGCGGGCAGCGTGTAGGCATTGTGGGGGGTTCGGGTTCAGGCAAGACTACTGTGTTGAAGATGATTGCGGGCTTGGAAAAGCCCACCAGCGGTACGGTGCAGTGTGCTGCCGATTTACAGATGGTGTTTCAAGACCCCTATGGTTCGTTGAATCCTCGGATGCGGGTGGGCGACATTATTGCTGAGACGTTGCCTTCCTATGATCCGGTGCGAGTGAATGAAGTGTTGACGCAGGTGGGCTTGGAACCTGCGATGGCGCAGCGTTTTCCTCATGAGTTTTCTGGTGGGCAACGCCAGCGTATTTCCTTAGCTCGTGCGATTGCTCCACGACCGGCAATTCTCTTGGCCGATGAGCCGGTGTCGGCCTTAGATGTAAGTGTGCGCAAAAAGGTGCTGGCACTGTTGGATGAGTTGGTGAGTGAATACGATCTGACCTTGGTTTTTGTTTCCCACGATATGGATGTTGTGCGCAGTGTCTGCACTGATGTGGTGGTGATGTGTGACGGTGTTGTGGTGGAGCAAGGCGTGGTGGAAGAGGTGCTTGATTCACCTGCTCATCCTTATACACGGTCGTTGATTGATGCGGTTGTGCACTTGTAG
- a CDS encoding IS1380 family transposase: MKTTTYIPRVASCSHLVSGAGVLPFAHVAELVGISDCLDSALPRSGLTHTLGDVWVNLALSLIAGGDDVHDITLLSSVSTALASKSLPSVTTAWRRITEYADTSEHVREGFIHAAKQARTRVWDLLGDHAPHRVATVEQPLVIDIDATLITAHSDKENATPTYKKGFGFHPLCAFIDYTSIGLPGGEFLNCLLRPGNAGANTIRDHCQLVDEILATLPDHSDGQPWGKRLVIRADSAGGTKKFISFLNDHNLGYVLGYSAPPTARITLDHHLQSQQTTNADTQHLGTSAHTGKDCDRWDTRVPIVRASGDLVCDENHFLEDITGLLRTANIDEHQPLVNLLADYPEDMRVIARIEPPHPGCQHSLFNQHGVRAQLCVTNLIGNIQHIDYCYRNRSLCEQHIKDTKDQGLSKLPFKQFGANQIWCLIVALSHQLLTWTKLIDACHHKDHSHQETSKPWWTWVPKTIRVRFVAVASKITTSSRRIILQLDQHNPHTHTLVTLIGYTQSLLQPRWKKRKP; encoded by the coding sequence GTGAAGACTACCACATACATTCCACGGGTTGCTAGCTGTTCTCATCTTGTATCCGGTGCGGGGGTGTTACCGTTTGCTCACGTAGCCGAATTGGTGGGAATAAGTGACTGCCTTGATTCCGCTTTGCCGCGTTCTGGGCTCACGCACACGTTAGGGGATGTGTGGGTGAATCTGGCTTTATCGTTGATTGCTGGTGGGGATGATGTCCACGACATCACCTTGCTTTCTTCTGTTTCAACCGCGTTAGCATCAAAATCGTTACCGTCAGTGACAACCGCATGGCGGCGGATCACAGAATATGCAGATACCAGCGAGCATGTGCGAGAAGGGTTTATCCACGCAGCGAAACAAGCTCGCACTAGGGTGTGGGATTTGTTAGGTGATCACGCTCCGCATCGGGTGGCAACAGTTGAACAACCACTGGTTATCGATATTGATGCCACGTTGATTACCGCACATTCCGATAAGGAAAACGCGACGCCTACCTATAAGAAAGGCTTTGGTTTCCACCCGTTATGTGCCTTTATTGATTACACCAGCATCGGTCTGCCTGGTGGGGAGTTTCTTAACTGCCTGCTTCGACCAGGAAATGCCGGGGCAAACACAATTCGTGATCACTGCCAGCTTGTTGACGAGATTCTTGCCACCCTGCCTGATCACAGTGATGGTCAACCCTGGGGCAAACGATTAGTCATCCGTGCTGACAGTGCTGGTGGGACAAAGAAATTCATCAGTTTCCTCAACGATCACAACCTTGGGTATGTTCTGGGTTATTCCGCCCCGCCGACAGCGCGCATCACCCTTGACCATCACCTTCAATCCCAACAAACAACCAACGCTGATACACAACACTTGGGAACCAGTGCTCACACAGGCAAAGACTGTGATCGGTGGGATACTCGGGTGCCGATTGTGCGTGCTTCAGGGGATCTGGTTTGTGATGAGAACCATTTCCTTGAAGACATCACCGGACTACTGCGCACCGCAAATATAGATGAGCACCAACCTTTGGTGAATCTTCTAGCTGACTACCCCGAGGATATGCGTGTTATCGCACGAATCGAACCACCCCACCCAGGGTGCCAACACAGTCTTTTCAACCAACATGGTGTTCGCGCCCAACTGTGCGTAACGAACCTTATTGGGAATATTCAACACATTGACTACTGCTACCGTAATCGGTCTTTATGTGAACAACACATCAAAGACACCAAAGACCAAGGCCTTAGTAAACTGCCGTTTAAACAATTCGGGGCGAACCAAATCTGGTGTTTGATCGTTGCACTATCCCACCAACTTCTTACCTGGACGAAACTCATCGACGCCTGCCACCACAAGGATCATTCACACCAAGAAACAAGCAAGCCTTGGTGGACATGGGTGCCGAAGACTATCCGTGTAAGGTTTGTTGCGGTTGCATCAAAAATCACCACAAGCAGCAGACGCATCATCCTCCAGCTTGACCAGCACAACCCCCACACCCACACACTGGTCACGCTTATTGGCTACACCCAGAGCCTTCTACAGCCACGCTGGAAGAAACGAAAACCCTAA
- a CDS encoding alpha/beta fold hydrolase translates to MTHTQSSPITYFGHTHIEHTLSVAWDPFTNPEGETFELFAREIIPPGGENYPYLVYLQGGPGFPSPRPTSVGSWMGPALKKYRLLLLDQRGTGRSARIDAVSERISTQQLALLRQEYIVEDAEALRRALGVEKWSLFGQSFGGFCITSYLSAHPESVDTAYLTGGLPTLDKTADDLYRSTYAKLEYRHEQFLKQVPFADARIREIAHHLDNAEELLPTGERLSSRRFRTIGINLGRGTGFLNLAYLLEDPFRIVRGEKRMKTDVLHALGAQLSFGAAPLYAAIHESIYGGVGMPAADLGQRSATRWAADRMREEVEGFAENADPVRADKFYLTGEHIYPWQFDEDPALRPFKDAAMGLAEHHWQRSPYDAAGLAQAPTVAAAVYLDDIFVPFEESMATARTYRDLRLHVTNYFQHDGIGHDGAGIFELLDAAIADH, encoded by the coding sequence ATGACGCATACACAGTCTTCACCCATCACCTATTTCGGGCACACCCATATCGAACACACCTTAAGCGTTGCGTGGGATCCCTTCACCAACCCTGAAGGCGAGACTTTCGAACTTTTCGCCCGCGAAATCATCCCACCCGGTGGCGAAAACTACCCCTACCTTGTGTACCTGCAAGGCGGACCCGGCTTCCCCTCACCCCGCCCCACCAGCGTCGGGTCGTGGATGGGTCCCGCGCTGAAAAAGTACCGCCTGCTGCTTCTCGACCAGCGTGGCACTGGGCGCAGCGCCCGCATCGACGCAGTTAGTGAGCGCATCAGCACGCAGCAGTTAGCATTGCTGCGCCAAGAATATATTGTGGAAGACGCCGAAGCACTCCGCCGTGCTTTGGGCGTGGAGAAGTGGTCACTGTTTGGGCAAAGCTTCGGCGGATTCTGCATCACCAGCTACCTGTCAGCACACCCCGAATCGGTGGACACAGCTTATCTCACCGGCGGGCTGCCCACGCTGGATAAAACAGCTGATGACCTCTACCGCAGCACCTACGCTAAGCTTGAGTATCGCCACGAACAATTTCTGAAACAAGTACCGTTTGCCGATGCGCGGATTCGCGAAATTGCGCATCATCTCGACAATGCTGAAGAACTACTACCCACCGGTGAGCGGCTGAGTTCACGCCGCTTCCGCACGATCGGAATTAACCTGGGGCGTGGCACAGGATTTTTGAATCTCGCATACTTGCTCGAAGACCCATTCCGGATTGTTCGGGGCGAAAAGCGCATGAAAACTGACGTGTTGCACGCACTCGGGGCGCAACTAAGCTTCGGTGCAGCACCGCTGTACGCCGCCATTCACGAATCGATCTACGGTGGCGTGGGCATGCCAGCAGCTGACCTGGGGCAGCGGTCGGCTACACGCTGGGCGGCGGATCGGATGCGGGAGGAAGTCGAAGGTTTTGCGGAAAACGCCGACCCCGTGCGCGCCGACAAGTTCTACCTCACCGGTGAGCACATCTACCCCTGGCAGTTCGATGAAGATCCCGCTTTGCGTCCCTTTAAAGATGCGGCCATGGGGCTGGCTGAGCATCACTGGCAGCGTTCGCCTTACGATGCTGCAGGGTTGGCGCAGGCCCCAACCGTGGCGGCAGCTGTGTATCTGGACGATATTTTCGTGCCTTTCGAAGAGTCAATGGCGACCGCGCGCACCTACCGTGATCTGCGATTACATGTGACTAACTACTTCCAGCATGATGGGATTGGTCACGATGGTGCGGGTATTTTTGAGCTTCTCGACGCCGCCATCGCCGATCACTAA